Proteins from a genomic interval of Anomalospiza imberbis isolate Cuckoo-Finch-1a 21T00152 chromosome 18, ASM3175350v1, whole genome shotgun sequence:
- the SFI1 gene encoding protein SFI1 homolog isoform X2, whose amino-acid sequence MEKFRSSSKSPMMHEIQPPPEHQVHAAEQSVAPQAAAHEFQDRGHDKPGQDGYTQSQRRMLKKFRSRYLARKFVCLWAKVTFGQVLPSKARCFHDQKILQKTFGEWKEQWTLCREKKLSLRADNHYRNLLLNLIFKAWRGYVCQQQGKRSKYYVAESHARRQTLLRTWQHWLAYVDVQRTNHGMQSVALAFRRRSCLRISWAVWRRQYYQKCSGHKMNILALQHWAQSLQFRAWLQWRELYLHTQNEKQKDTRAVTHHQHWELRRCMGAWLGYLNLHRVKKRQNELAQEFHRSRTLRRCFSDWQLSWECRRRMRAHRSDLEKQATRIALWRVFAHWKHYVVLCVEEAQQCELAEKHYKCHLLELGLKGLRQNVLDTRLQRMRTNLSSCQHRVTVLQKYWNRWKSHLEEKEEEQQQALTSVAHAHYRRVLMRQVFDTWLLKACKLQGYRMGEKRAALHFERQLLRCFWSCWRRRAAARLEEQEGLVHAGDHYRNQLLLKAFCLWKQKTQERETERLKETEALRFHCSKCLQQTWNKWREYVGHQREKWRKLVQADLHYQHVLLGKTLAAWKIYQQNIQCIVYQVAEKENQHTRLLLRQVLCTWRENALALIRESEATTRADEHYRRAILSKVLLQWRDTAWLQACHRHLKVTAVVEARKHLDLVHLQTLFLHWKELMRESLMLKAQHHRAAQHHQQHLLQKYLVKWKNYHQQCLGKKLLQRRGDELMTHRLCSASFSCWKTRLLQQQWEKQKTVQALWHWSLSVQSKVFGAWLRFAKGQQKKDGIEKVTGVHHTTPLREGVTRALRNTAGIKQLQGQLHTQPQLEQVTFKKPDVSPETRGHSSEEEPWLSKCRHLPLHPAEDGSVLRGLNAIQRARLPPWKPDFPLESLESKELLGPPFTRSEVPCQQTSVNKCPAQSGSLMLTPHVEESTCKCLSQMDNAAHPHPCLTCASLPPWTQDVHRAGQGPELWCPASFMSQMKAGSEERGSQPMNGHKGAHSQDSEQNSVEKKLPPNLQPHLLSPEDLVGKGSHQTAAEGEKKEHSSREEMMLERKVEVELQHIQQQMQYYYSRKQELKCCQQQAEILQQWLEMSTQPGAQDGVQGVQEELGQLQVRINTLTKAQLAERLHVQALLARLRDIQLALDL is encoded by the exons ATGGAGAAATTCAGGAGCAG TTCAAAATCTCCGATGATGCATGAAATCCAGCCACCACCTGAGCATCAAGTCCATGCAGCTGAACAATCTGTTGCaccccaggctgcagcacatGAATTTCAGGACAGAGGTCATGACAAGCCAGGTCAAGATGGATATACCCAGAGTCAAAGaagaatgttaaaaaaattccGAAGCAG ATACCTAGCGAGGAAGTTTGTCTGTCTGTGGGCAAAAGTGACATTTGGACAAGTTCTCCCTTCCAAAGCCAG ATGTTTTCATGATCAGAAGATTCTTCAGAAAACTTTTGGAGAGTGGAAGGAGCAGTGGACACTTTGCAGAGAAAAGAAGCTCAGCCTCAGAGCAGATAACCATTACAG GAATTTACTCCTTAATTTGATATTCAAGGCTTGGAGAGGCTATGTATGCCAACAGCAAGGAAAGAGGAGCAAATATTACGTTGCAGAGTCTCATG CGAGGAGGCAAACTCTGCTCAGGACCTGGCAGCACTGGTTGGCTTATGTTGATGTTCAGAGGACAAATCATGGGATGCAGTCTGTGGCACTGGCTTTCAGGAGAAGAAGCTGTTTGCG CATTTCATGGGCAGTGTGGAGAAGACAATACTACCAGAAATGCTCTGGAcataaaatgaatattttggCTCTGCAGCATTGGGCCCAGAGCCTGCAATTTCGA GCTTGGTTGCAGTGGCGAGAGCTGTATTTACACACCCAGAATGAAAAGCAGAAGGACACCAGGGCAGTAACTCACCATCAGCACTGGGAATTGAGGAGATGCATGGGAGCGTGGCTGGGATACCTGAACCTCCACAGAGTAAAGAAACGCCAGAATG AGCTGGCCCAAGAGTTTCACCGAAGCAGGACGCTCCGGAGGTGCTTCTCCGATTGGCAGCTGTCATGGGAGTGCAGGAGAAGAATGCGTGCTCACAGAAGTGACCTGGAAAAACAAGCAACAAGGATTGCCTTATGGAGAGTCTTTGCACACTGGAAGCATT ATGTTGTGCTGTGTGTGGAAGAGGCTCAGCAGTGTGAGCTGGCTGAAAAGCACTACAAGTGTCACCTGTTG GAACTTGGCCTTAAGGGTCTTCGGCAGAATGTCCTGGACACTCGTCTTCAGCGAATGAGAACAAATCTGTCATCCTGTCAGCATCGAGTTACA gtGCTGCAGAAGTACTGGAACCGTTGGAAGTCCCATttggaagagaaggaggaagaacaGCAGCAGGCCTTAACATCAGTGGCTCATGCCCATTACAG GAGGGTGTTGATGAGACAGGTATTTGACACGTGGCTGCTGAAGGCCTGCAAGCTGCAAGGGTATCGAATGGGAGAGAAGAGG GCTGCCCTCCATTTCGAAAGGCAGCTCTTGCGCTGCTTCTGGTCCTGCTGGCGCAGAAGAGCAGCTGCCCGtttggaggagcaggagggctTGGTTCATGCAGGAGATCACTACAGAAACCAGCTGCTGCTAAAGGCCTTCTGTCTGTGGAAACAAAAGACTcaggagagagaaacaga GAGGCTCAAGGAGACAGAAGCATTAAGATTTCACTGTTCAAAGTGTCTGCAGCAGACTTGGAACAAGTGGAGAGAG TATGTGGGACATCAGCGTGAGAAATGGAGGAAGCTGGTGCAGGCAGATCTGCACTATCAACATGTGTTGCTGGGCAAGACCTTGGCAGCTTGGAAG atttacCAACAAAATATACAGTGCATTGTGTATCAAGTAGCTGAGAAGGAGAACCAGCACACTCGACTGCTGCTGCG ACAGGTGCTGTGTACGTGGAGAGAAAATGCTCTTGCTCTTATACGTGAATCTGAGGCAACTACTCGGGCAGATGAGCACTACAGGAGAGCAATCCTGTCAAAG gtgctgctgcagtggagAGACACTGCCTGGCTACAAGCCTGCCACCGCCATCTGAAGGTGACAGCTGTGGTGGAGGCCAGAAaacatttggatttag TGCATTTACAGACCCTGTTTCTGCACTGGAAGGAATTAATGAGGGAGTCTCTGATGCTGAAGGCTCAGCAccacagggcagcacagcaccaccagcagcacctgctccaGAAGTACCTggtgaaatggaaaaattatcATCAGCAGTGCCTTGGGAAAAAG ctgctgcagagaagggGAGATGAACTAATGACTCATAGACTTTGCTCTGCTTCCTTCTCTTGCTGGAAAACTCGG cTGTTGCAGCAGCAATGGGAAAAGCAGAAGACAGTGCAAGCATTGTGGCACTGGTCCCTTTCAGTGCAGAGTAAG GTATTTGGTGCTTGGCTCAGATTTGCCAAGGGGCAGCAGAAGAAAGATGGCATTGAGAAGGTCACAGGAGTTCACCACACAACTCCTTTGAGAGAAGGTGTAACCCGTGCCTTGAGAAACACTGCTGGCATCaaacagctgcagggacagctccatacccagccccagctggag CAAGTGACATTTAAAAAGCCTGATGTTAGTCCTGAGACAAGAGGACATTCATCAGAGGAAGAGCCATGGCTTTCAAAATGCAGACATCTACCACTTCACCCTGCTGAGGATGGCTCAGTTCTGCGTGGCCT aaatgcCATTCAACGAGCCAGGTTACCACCATGGAAGCCTGACTTCCCTCTGGAATCTCTAGAAAGCAAGGAACTGCTGGGACCTCCTTTTACTAG GTCAGAGGTGCCCTGTCAGCAAACATCTGTGAATAAATGTCCTGCACAGAGCGGGAGCTTAATGCTGACACCTCACGTGGAAGAAAGTACCTGTAAATGTCTGTCTCAGATGGACAATGCTgctcatccccatccctgtctcaCTTGTGCTTCTCTCCCCCCGTGGACACAGGACGTGCACCGAGCTGGGCAGGGGCCAGAGCTCTGGTGTCCTGCATCTTTCATGTCCCAGATGAAAGCTGGCTCAGAAGAG AGAGGAAGTCAGCCTATGAATGGTCACAAAGGAGCCCATTCCCAAGACTCTGAACAGAATTCTGTGGAGAAGAAGTTGCCACCAAATTTGCAGCCACATTTGCTGTCACCTGAAGACTTGGTGGGAAAAGGGAGTCACCAGACTGCAG ctgaaggggaaaagaaggagCACAGTTCCAGAGAAGAAATGATGTTGGAGAGAAAGGTGGAAGTTGAACTCCAGCATATCCAGCAGCAGATGCAGTACTACTACAGCAGGAAGCAGGAACTCAA GTGCTgtcagcagcaggcagagattCTGCAGCAGTGGCTGGAAATGAGCACGCAACCAGGAGCCCAAGATGGTGTGCAAGGAGTTCAGGAAGAATTGGGTCAG TTGCAGGTGAGGATCAACACTCTCACCAAAGCACAGCTGGCCGAGAGACTTCACGTGCAGGCCCTCCTTGCCCGCCTGCGAGATATCCAGCTTGCCCTGGATCTGTAG
- the SFI1 gene encoding protein SFI1 homolog isoform X4 yields the protein MEKFRSSSKSPMMHEIQPPPEHQVHAAEQSVAPQAAAHEFQDRGHDKPGQDGYTQSQRRMLKKFRSRYLARKFVCLWAKVTFGQVLPSKARCFHDQKILQKTFGEWKEQWTLCREKKLSLRADNHYRNLLLNLIFKAWRGYVCQQQGKRSKYYVAESHARRQTLLRTWQHWLAYVDVQRTNHGMQSVALAFRRRSCLRISWAVWRRQYYQKCSGHKMNILALQHWAQSLQFRAWLQWRELYLHTQNEKQKDTRAVTHHQHWELRRCMGAWLGYLNLHRVKKRQNELAQEFHRSRTLRRCFSDWQLSWECRRRMRAHRSDLEKQATRIALWRVFAHWKHYVVLCVEEAQQCELAEKHYKCHLLELGLKGLRQNVLDTRLQRMRTNLSSCQHRVTVLQKYWNRWKSHLEEKEEEQQQALTSVAHAHYRRVLMRQVFDTWLLKACKLQGYRMGEKRAALHFERQLLRCFWSCWRRRAAARLEEQEGLVHAGDHYRNQLLLKAFCLWKQKTQERETERLKETEALRFHCSKCLQQTWNKWREYVGHQREKWRKLVQADLHYQHVLLGKTLAAWKIYQQNIQCIVYQVAEKENQHTRLLLRQVLCTWRENALALIRESEATTRADEHYRRAILSKVLLQWRDTAWLQACHRHLKVTAVVEARKHLDLVHLQTLFLHWKELMRESLMLKAQHHRAAQHHQQHLLQKYLVKWKNYHQQCLGKKLLQRRGDELMTHRLCSASFSCWKTRLLQQQWEKQKTVQALWHWSLSVQSKKQVTFKKPDVSPETRGHSSEEEPWLSKCRHLPLHPAEDGSVLRGLNAIQRARLPPWKPDFPLESLESKELLGPPFTRSEVPCQQTSVNKCPAQSGSLMLTPHVEESTCKCLSQMDNAAHPHPCLTCASLPPWTQDVHRAGQGPELWCPASFMSQMKAGSEERGSQPMNGHKGAHSQDSEQNSVEKKLPPNLQPHLLSPEDLVGKGSHQTAAEGEKKEHSSREEMMLERKVEVELQHIQQQMQYYYSRKQELKCCQQQAEILQQWLEMSTQPGAQDGVQGVQEELGQLQVRINTLTKAQLAERLHVQALLARLRDIQLALDL from the exons ATGGAGAAATTCAGGAGCAG TTCAAAATCTCCGATGATGCATGAAATCCAGCCACCACCTGAGCATCAAGTCCATGCAGCTGAACAATCTGTTGCaccccaggctgcagcacatGAATTTCAGGACAGAGGTCATGACAAGCCAGGTCAAGATGGATATACCCAGAGTCAAAGaagaatgttaaaaaaattccGAAGCAG ATACCTAGCGAGGAAGTTTGTCTGTCTGTGGGCAAAAGTGACATTTGGACAAGTTCTCCCTTCCAAAGCCAG ATGTTTTCATGATCAGAAGATTCTTCAGAAAACTTTTGGAGAGTGGAAGGAGCAGTGGACACTTTGCAGAGAAAAGAAGCTCAGCCTCAGAGCAGATAACCATTACAG GAATTTACTCCTTAATTTGATATTCAAGGCTTGGAGAGGCTATGTATGCCAACAGCAAGGAAAGAGGAGCAAATATTACGTTGCAGAGTCTCATG CGAGGAGGCAAACTCTGCTCAGGACCTGGCAGCACTGGTTGGCTTATGTTGATGTTCAGAGGACAAATCATGGGATGCAGTCTGTGGCACTGGCTTTCAGGAGAAGAAGCTGTTTGCG CATTTCATGGGCAGTGTGGAGAAGACAATACTACCAGAAATGCTCTGGAcataaaatgaatattttggCTCTGCAGCATTGGGCCCAGAGCCTGCAATTTCGA GCTTGGTTGCAGTGGCGAGAGCTGTATTTACACACCCAGAATGAAAAGCAGAAGGACACCAGGGCAGTAACTCACCATCAGCACTGGGAATTGAGGAGATGCATGGGAGCGTGGCTGGGATACCTGAACCTCCACAGAGTAAAGAAACGCCAGAATG AGCTGGCCCAAGAGTTTCACCGAAGCAGGACGCTCCGGAGGTGCTTCTCCGATTGGCAGCTGTCATGGGAGTGCAGGAGAAGAATGCGTGCTCACAGAAGTGACCTGGAAAAACAAGCAACAAGGATTGCCTTATGGAGAGTCTTTGCACACTGGAAGCATT ATGTTGTGCTGTGTGTGGAAGAGGCTCAGCAGTGTGAGCTGGCTGAAAAGCACTACAAGTGTCACCTGTTG GAACTTGGCCTTAAGGGTCTTCGGCAGAATGTCCTGGACACTCGTCTTCAGCGAATGAGAACAAATCTGTCATCCTGTCAGCATCGAGTTACA gtGCTGCAGAAGTACTGGAACCGTTGGAAGTCCCATttggaagagaaggaggaagaacaGCAGCAGGCCTTAACATCAGTGGCTCATGCCCATTACAG GAGGGTGTTGATGAGACAGGTATTTGACACGTGGCTGCTGAAGGCCTGCAAGCTGCAAGGGTATCGAATGGGAGAGAAGAGG GCTGCCCTCCATTTCGAAAGGCAGCTCTTGCGCTGCTTCTGGTCCTGCTGGCGCAGAAGAGCAGCTGCCCGtttggaggagcaggagggctTGGTTCATGCAGGAGATCACTACAGAAACCAGCTGCTGCTAAAGGCCTTCTGTCTGTGGAAACAAAAGACTcaggagagagaaacaga GAGGCTCAAGGAGACAGAAGCATTAAGATTTCACTGTTCAAAGTGTCTGCAGCAGACTTGGAACAAGTGGAGAGAG TATGTGGGACATCAGCGTGAGAAATGGAGGAAGCTGGTGCAGGCAGATCTGCACTATCAACATGTGTTGCTGGGCAAGACCTTGGCAGCTTGGAAG atttacCAACAAAATATACAGTGCATTGTGTATCAAGTAGCTGAGAAGGAGAACCAGCACACTCGACTGCTGCTGCG ACAGGTGCTGTGTACGTGGAGAGAAAATGCTCTTGCTCTTATACGTGAATCTGAGGCAACTACTCGGGCAGATGAGCACTACAGGAGAGCAATCCTGTCAAAG gtgctgctgcagtggagAGACACTGCCTGGCTACAAGCCTGCCACCGCCATCTGAAGGTGACAGCTGTGGTGGAGGCCAGAAaacatttggatttag TGCATTTACAGACCCTGTTTCTGCACTGGAAGGAATTAATGAGGGAGTCTCTGATGCTGAAGGCTCAGCAccacagggcagcacagcaccaccagcagcacctgctccaGAAGTACCTggtgaaatggaaaaattatcATCAGCAGTGCCTTGGGAAAAAG ctgctgcagagaagggGAGATGAACTAATGACTCATAGACTTTGCTCTGCTTCCTTCTCTTGCTGGAAAACTCGG cTGTTGCAGCAGCAATGGGAAAAGCAGAAGACAGTGCAAGCATTGTGGCACTGGTCCCTTTCAGTGCAGAGTAAG AAGCAAGTGACATTTAAAAAGCCTGATGTTAGTCCTGAGACAAGAGGACATTCATCAGAGGAAGAGCCATGGCTTTCAAAATGCAGACATCTACCACTTCACCCTGCTGAGGATGGCTCAGTTCTGCGTGGCCT aaatgcCATTCAACGAGCCAGGTTACCACCATGGAAGCCTGACTTCCCTCTGGAATCTCTAGAAAGCAAGGAACTGCTGGGACCTCCTTTTACTAG GTCAGAGGTGCCCTGTCAGCAAACATCTGTGAATAAATGTCCTGCACAGAGCGGGAGCTTAATGCTGACACCTCACGTGGAAGAAAGTACCTGTAAATGTCTGTCTCAGATGGACAATGCTgctcatccccatccctgtctcaCTTGTGCTTCTCTCCCCCCGTGGACACAGGACGTGCACCGAGCTGGGCAGGGGCCAGAGCTCTGGTGTCCTGCATCTTTCATGTCCCAGATGAAAGCTGGCTCAGAAGAG AGAGGAAGTCAGCCTATGAATGGTCACAAAGGAGCCCATTCCCAAGACTCTGAACAGAATTCTGTGGAGAAGAAGTTGCCACCAAATTTGCAGCCACATTTGCTGTCACCTGAAGACTTGGTGGGAAAAGGGAGTCACCAGACTGCAG ctgaaggggaaaagaaggagCACAGTTCCAGAGAAGAAATGATGTTGGAGAGAAAGGTGGAAGTTGAACTCCAGCATATCCAGCAGCAGATGCAGTACTACTACAGCAGGAAGCAGGAACTCAA GTGCTgtcagcagcaggcagagattCTGCAGCAGTGGCTGGAAATGAGCACGCAACCAGGAGCCCAAGATGGTGTGCAAGGAGTTCAGGAAGAATTGGGTCAG TTGCAGGTGAGGATCAACACTCTCACCAAAGCACAGCTGGCCGAGAGACTTCACGTGCAGGCCCTCCTTGCCCGCCTGCGAGATATCCAGCTTGCCCTGGATCTGTAG
- the SFI1 gene encoding protein SFI1 homolog isoform X1, which yields MEKFRSSSKSPMMHEIQPPPEHQVHAAEQSVAPQAAAHEFQDRGHDKPGQDGYTQSQRRMLKKFRSRYLARKFVCLWAKVTFGQVLPSKARCFHDQKILQKTFGEWKEQWTLCREKKLSLRADNHYRNLLLNLIFKAWRGYVCQQQGKRSKYYVAESHARRQTLLRTWQHWLAYVDVQRTNHGMQSVALAFRRRSCLRISWAVWRRQYYQKCSGHKMNILALQHWAQSLQFRAWLQWRELYLHTQNEKQKDTRAVTHHQHWELRRCMGAWLGYLNLHRVKKRQNELAQEFHRSRTLRRCFSDWQLSWECRRRMRAHRSDLEKQATRIALWRVFAHWKHYVVLCVEEAQQCELAEKHYKCHLLELGLKGLRQNVLDTRLQRMRTNLSSCQHRVTVLQKYWNRWKSHLEEKEEEQQQALTSVAHAHYRRVLMRQVFDTWLLKACKLQGYRMGEKRAALHFERQLLRCFWSCWRRRAAARLEEQEGLVHAGDHYRNQLLLKAFCLWKQKTQERETERLKETEALRFHCSKCLQQTWNKWREYVGHQREKWRKLVQADLHYQHVLLGKTLAAWKIYQQNIQCIVYQVAEKENQHTRLLLRQVLCTWRENALALIRESEATTRADEHYRRAILSKVLLQWRDTAWLQACHRHLKVTAVVEARKHLDLVHLQTLFLHWKELMRESLMLKAQHHRAAQHHQQHLLQKYLVKWKNYHQQCLGKKLLQRRGDELMTHRLCSASFSCWKTRLLQQQWEKQKTVQALWHWSLSVQSKVFGAWLRFAKGQQKKDGIEKVTGVHHTTPLREGVTRALRNTAGIKQLQGQLHTQPQLEKQVTFKKPDVSPETRGHSSEEEPWLSKCRHLPLHPAEDGSVLRGLNAIQRARLPPWKPDFPLESLESKELLGPPFTRSEVPCQQTSVNKCPAQSGSLMLTPHVEESTCKCLSQMDNAAHPHPCLTCASLPPWTQDVHRAGQGPELWCPASFMSQMKAGSEERGSQPMNGHKGAHSQDSEQNSVEKKLPPNLQPHLLSPEDLVGKGSHQTAAEGEKKEHSSREEMMLERKVEVELQHIQQQMQYYYSRKQELKCCQQQAEILQQWLEMSTQPGAQDGVQGVQEELGQLQVRINTLTKAQLAERLHVQALLARLRDIQLALDL from the exons ATGGAGAAATTCAGGAGCAG TTCAAAATCTCCGATGATGCATGAAATCCAGCCACCACCTGAGCATCAAGTCCATGCAGCTGAACAATCTGTTGCaccccaggctgcagcacatGAATTTCAGGACAGAGGTCATGACAAGCCAGGTCAAGATGGATATACCCAGAGTCAAAGaagaatgttaaaaaaattccGAAGCAG ATACCTAGCGAGGAAGTTTGTCTGTCTGTGGGCAAAAGTGACATTTGGACAAGTTCTCCCTTCCAAAGCCAG ATGTTTTCATGATCAGAAGATTCTTCAGAAAACTTTTGGAGAGTGGAAGGAGCAGTGGACACTTTGCAGAGAAAAGAAGCTCAGCCTCAGAGCAGATAACCATTACAG GAATTTACTCCTTAATTTGATATTCAAGGCTTGGAGAGGCTATGTATGCCAACAGCAAGGAAAGAGGAGCAAATATTACGTTGCAGAGTCTCATG CGAGGAGGCAAACTCTGCTCAGGACCTGGCAGCACTGGTTGGCTTATGTTGATGTTCAGAGGACAAATCATGGGATGCAGTCTGTGGCACTGGCTTTCAGGAGAAGAAGCTGTTTGCG CATTTCATGGGCAGTGTGGAGAAGACAATACTACCAGAAATGCTCTGGAcataaaatgaatattttggCTCTGCAGCATTGGGCCCAGAGCCTGCAATTTCGA GCTTGGTTGCAGTGGCGAGAGCTGTATTTACACACCCAGAATGAAAAGCAGAAGGACACCAGGGCAGTAACTCACCATCAGCACTGGGAATTGAGGAGATGCATGGGAGCGTGGCTGGGATACCTGAACCTCCACAGAGTAAAGAAACGCCAGAATG AGCTGGCCCAAGAGTTTCACCGAAGCAGGACGCTCCGGAGGTGCTTCTCCGATTGGCAGCTGTCATGGGAGTGCAGGAGAAGAATGCGTGCTCACAGAAGTGACCTGGAAAAACAAGCAACAAGGATTGCCTTATGGAGAGTCTTTGCACACTGGAAGCATT ATGTTGTGCTGTGTGTGGAAGAGGCTCAGCAGTGTGAGCTGGCTGAAAAGCACTACAAGTGTCACCTGTTG GAACTTGGCCTTAAGGGTCTTCGGCAGAATGTCCTGGACACTCGTCTTCAGCGAATGAGAACAAATCTGTCATCCTGTCAGCATCGAGTTACA gtGCTGCAGAAGTACTGGAACCGTTGGAAGTCCCATttggaagagaaggaggaagaacaGCAGCAGGCCTTAACATCAGTGGCTCATGCCCATTACAG GAGGGTGTTGATGAGACAGGTATTTGACACGTGGCTGCTGAAGGCCTGCAAGCTGCAAGGGTATCGAATGGGAGAGAAGAGG GCTGCCCTCCATTTCGAAAGGCAGCTCTTGCGCTGCTTCTGGTCCTGCTGGCGCAGAAGAGCAGCTGCCCGtttggaggagcaggagggctTGGTTCATGCAGGAGATCACTACAGAAACCAGCTGCTGCTAAAGGCCTTCTGTCTGTGGAAACAAAAGACTcaggagagagaaacaga GAGGCTCAAGGAGACAGAAGCATTAAGATTTCACTGTTCAAAGTGTCTGCAGCAGACTTGGAACAAGTGGAGAGAG TATGTGGGACATCAGCGTGAGAAATGGAGGAAGCTGGTGCAGGCAGATCTGCACTATCAACATGTGTTGCTGGGCAAGACCTTGGCAGCTTGGAAG atttacCAACAAAATATACAGTGCATTGTGTATCAAGTAGCTGAGAAGGAGAACCAGCACACTCGACTGCTGCTGCG ACAGGTGCTGTGTACGTGGAGAGAAAATGCTCTTGCTCTTATACGTGAATCTGAGGCAACTACTCGGGCAGATGAGCACTACAGGAGAGCAATCCTGTCAAAG gtgctgctgcagtggagAGACACTGCCTGGCTACAAGCCTGCCACCGCCATCTGAAGGTGACAGCTGTGGTGGAGGCCAGAAaacatttggatttag TGCATTTACAGACCCTGTTTCTGCACTGGAAGGAATTAATGAGGGAGTCTCTGATGCTGAAGGCTCAGCAccacagggcagcacagcaccaccagcagcacctgctccaGAAGTACCTggtgaaatggaaaaattatcATCAGCAGTGCCTTGGGAAAAAG ctgctgcagagaagggGAGATGAACTAATGACTCATAGACTTTGCTCTGCTTCCTTCTCTTGCTGGAAAACTCGG cTGTTGCAGCAGCAATGGGAAAAGCAGAAGACAGTGCAAGCATTGTGGCACTGGTCCCTTTCAGTGCAGAGTAAG GTATTTGGTGCTTGGCTCAGATTTGCCAAGGGGCAGCAGAAGAAAGATGGCATTGAGAAGGTCACAGGAGTTCACCACACAACTCCTTTGAGAGAAGGTGTAACCCGTGCCTTGAGAAACACTGCTGGCATCaaacagctgcagggacagctccatacccagccccagctggag AAGCAAGTGACATTTAAAAAGCCTGATGTTAGTCCTGAGACAAGAGGACATTCATCAGAGGAAGAGCCATGGCTTTCAAAATGCAGACATCTACCACTTCACCCTGCTGAGGATGGCTCAGTTCTGCGTGGCCT aaatgcCATTCAACGAGCCAGGTTACCACCATGGAAGCCTGACTTCCCTCTGGAATCTCTAGAAAGCAAGGAACTGCTGGGACCTCCTTTTACTAG GTCAGAGGTGCCCTGTCAGCAAACATCTGTGAATAAATGTCCTGCACAGAGCGGGAGCTTAATGCTGACACCTCACGTGGAAGAAAGTACCTGTAAATGTCTGTCTCAGATGGACAATGCTgctcatccccatccctgtctcaCTTGTGCTTCTCTCCCCCCGTGGACACAGGACGTGCACCGAGCTGGGCAGGGGCCAGAGCTCTGGTGTCCTGCATCTTTCATGTCCCAGATGAAAGCTGGCTCAGAAGAG AGAGGAAGTCAGCCTATGAATGGTCACAAAGGAGCCCATTCCCAAGACTCTGAACAGAATTCTGTGGAGAAGAAGTTGCCACCAAATTTGCAGCCACATTTGCTGTCACCTGAAGACTTGGTGGGAAAAGGGAGTCACCAGACTGCAG ctgaaggggaaaagaaggagCACAGTTCCAGAGAAGAAATGATGTTGGAGAGAAAGGTGGAAGTTGAACTCCAGCATATCCAGCAGCAGATGCAGTACTACTACAGCAGGAAGCAGGAACTCAA GTGCTgtcagcagcaggcagagattCTGCAGCAGTGGCTGGAAATGAGCACGCAACCAGGAGCCCAAGATGGTGTGCAAGGAGTTCAGGAAGAATTGGGTCAG TTGCAGGTGAGGATCAACACTCTCACCAAAGCACAGCTGGCCGAGAGACTTCACGTGCAGGCCCTCCTTGCCCGCCTGCGAGATATCCAGCTTGCCCTGGATCTGTAG